From Camelina sativa cultivar DH55 chromosome 20, Cs, whole genome shotgun sequence, the proteins below share one genomic window:
- the LOC104769381 gene encoding coiled-coil domain-containing protein 25-like translates to MVFYFKARPDAGDYTIFMGLDKFENEELIKYGFPEDVWFHVDKMSSAHVYLRLHRGQSFDDISEGVLEDCAQLVKANSIQGNKVNNVDVVYTPWSNLKKTASMDVGQVGFHNSKMVRTIRVEKRVNDIVNRLNKTKVERTPDLRAEREAVNAAERAERKLHLREKKKREEIDRLEKERQAEMRSYKGLMVTDKMTSNKDIASSHKSVQELEDDFM, encoded by the exons ATGGTGTTCTACTTCAAGGCCCGACCTGATGCTGGCGACTACACAATCTTCATGGGGCTTGATAAGTTCGAGAACGAGGAGCTCATCAAGTACGGCTTCCCTGAAGACGTCTG GTTTCACGTGGATAAAATGTCGTCAGCTCATGTTTACTTGAGGCTTCATAGAGGCCAAAGTTTTGATGACATTAGTGAAGGTGTGCTGGAGGACTGTGCTCAGCTAGTGAAAGCTAACTCCATTCAAG GCAACAAGGTGAACAACGTTGATGTTGTGTACACTCCGTGGTCCAACTTGAAGAAAACTGCCTCCATGGATGTTGGTCAAGTTGGTTTCCACAATTCAAAGATG gTCCGGACAATCAGAGTGGAGAAGCGAGTCAATGATATAGTTAACAgattgaacaaaacaaaagttgaaagAACTCCTGATCTGAGAG CCGAGAGAGAAGCTGTGAATGCTGCTGAAAGGGCAGAGAGGAAACTACATCTGAGGGAGAAG AAGAAACGTGAAGAGATAGATAGGCTTGAGAAGGAGAGGCAAGCAGAGATGAGGAGTTACAAGGGACTAATGGTGACTGATAAAATGACATCCAACAAAGACATTGCTTCAAGCCACAAATCGGTTCAAGAACTGGAAGACGATTTCATGTAA